One Dictyoglomus sp. NZ13-RE01 genomic window carries:
- a CDS encoding serine protease, with amino-acid sequence MDYENILEAYSLALVKVVEKVSPAVVNIDINKPVLSFLPAVEAKAGVASGFLFYPDGYIITNSHVTKQGGRFVITLADGRRYEAEIVGEDPPTDLAVLKIPERRLPVLEFGDSDKLKVGQLVMAIGNPLGFGHSVSSGVISALGRSLRSLSGHLIENIIQTDAPLNPGSSGGPLVDVYGKAVGVNTAIIQGAQGICFSIPINTAKWIAELLIRDGRVRRSFLGILGQTGVLPPLLREKFNLNQEGCVIVLRVAPFSPSYKAGLQEEDVIIQIENTIINGIDDVHKVLTYTPPGTKVNVRVIRERKKLLDIPIILGSQT; translated from the coding sequence ATGGATTATGAAAATATTTTGGAGGCTTATTCTTTAGCTTTAGTTAAGGTTGTAGAAAAGGTAAGTCCTGCGGTGGTTAATATTGACATTAACAAGCCGGTACTTTCTTTTTTGCCTGCTGTTGAGGCAAAAGCAGGTGTAGCATCAGGATTTTTATTTTATCCTGATGGTTATATCATTACAAATAGCCATGTAACTAAACAGGGGGGTAGATTTGTAATAACCTTGGCAGATGGTAGAAGATATGAGGCGGAGATAGTAGGAGAGGATCCTCCAACAGATCTTGCTGTCTTGAAAATTCCTGAAAGAAGGCTTCCTGTTTTAGAGTTTGGTGATTCTGATAAGTTAAAGGTTGGTCAGCTTGTGATGGCAATTGGTAATCCTTTGGGTTTTGGTCATAGTGTTTCAAGTGGAGTTATTAGTGCTTTAGGAAGATCTTTAAGAAGTTTAAGTGGGCATCTCATAGAGAATATAATTCAAACTGATGCCCCTTTAAATCCAGGAAGTTCAGGTGGTCCTTTGGTGGATGTTTATGGTAAGGCTGTAGGAGTAAATACTGCTATAATTCAAGGGGCTCAAGGTATCTGTTTTTCTATACCTATAAATACTGCAAAATGGATAGCGGAATTATTAATAAGGGATGGAAGAGTTAGAAGAAGTTTTCTTGGAATTTTGGGACAAACTGGTGTTTTACCACCTTTATTAAGGGAGAAGTTCAACTTAAATCAAGAAGGGTGTGTTATTGTTTTAAGGGTTGCTCCTTTTAGCCCCTCTTATAAAGCGGGCTTGCAAGAAGAAGATGTTATAATTCAGATTGAAAATACCATCATTAATGGTATTGATGATGTTCATAAAGTTCTGACCTATACTCCACCTGGCACAAAGGTTAATGTAAGGGTTATAAGAGAAAGGAAAAAGTTGTTAGATATACCTATTATTTTAGGTTCCCAAACCTAA
- a CDS encoding thymidylate synthase encodes MEDEYLGLENIGKVEVNIKHSIFIGLAYPLEGKNYQDILREIKLEYPSATHYCWAYRKLPREEYFSDGGEPSGSAGRPILNSLREFNLWNSMVVVVRYFGGVKLGVKGLISAYYSTSKSAILAGRIVKKHITADYILSLPYNLLNNVKNDIYKNFTKEVDMDFHDKVILKIRIPLSKKEEFENYLLRKEGIEIVKNS; translated from the coding sequence ATGGAAGATGAGTATTTAGGCTTAGAAAATATTGGAAAAGTCGAAGTTAATATAAAACATTCAATATTTATCGGTTTAGCGTATCCATTAGAGGGGAAAAACTACCAGGATATTTTGAGAGAGATAAAACTTGAGTATCCTTCTGCTACTCATTATTGTTGGGCTTATAGAAAATTACCACGCGAGGAGTATTTTTCTGATGGTGGTGAACCTTCTGGTTCCGCAGGAAGACCTATATTGAACTCTCTAAGGGAGTTTAATCTTTGGAATTCCATGGTTGTGGTTGTTAGATATTTTGGGGGAGTTAAATTGGGAGTAAAAGGGTTAATTTCTGCATATTATTCAACATCTAAATCTGCTATATTGGCTGGAAGGATAGTAAAAAAGCACATTACTGCTGATTATATTTTATCACTTCCCTATAACCTATTAAATAATGTGAAAAATGACATTTACAAGAATTTTACAAAAGAGGTAGATATGGACTTTCATGATAAGGTAATATTAAAGATAAGAATACCATTAAGTAAGAAGGAAGAATTTGAGAATTACCTGCTCAGAAAGGAGGGAATAGAGATTGTCAAAAACTCATAG